Proteins encoded within one genomic window of Lepidochelys kempii isolate rLepKem1 chromosome 11, rLepKem1.hap2, whole genome shotgun sequence:
- the LOC140895910 gene encoding uncharacterized protein: MQSSSAQVTMMESQNRKRAPAWTEREVRDLIAVWGEESVLSELRSSFRNAKTFVKISQGMKDRGHNRDPKQCRVKLKELRQAYQKTREANSRSGSEPQTCRFYDELHAILGGSATTTPAVLFDSFNGDGGNREAGFGDEEDDDDEEVVDSSQQASGETGFPDSQELFLTLDLEPVPPEPTQGCLLDPAGGEGTSAGCVSMITGSSPSQRLVKLRKKKKRTRDEMFSELMLSSHTDRAQTNAWRQIMSECRKAQNDREERWRAEESKWRAEDRAEAQMWRQRDERRQDSMLRLLQDQTRMLQCMVELQQRQLEHRLPLLPLCNQPPSSPSSIASTPRRPRTRWGGLRPTSDSTTEDCPKKRRLSFNKF, encoded by the exons atgcagagctcatcagcacaggtgaccatgatggagtcccagaatcgcaaaagagctccagcatggaccgaacgggaggtacgggatctgatcgctgtttggggagaggaatccgtgctatcagaactccgttccagttttcgaaatgccaaaacctttgtgaaaatctcccagggcatgaaggacagaggccataacagggacccgaagcagtgccgcgtgaaactgaaggagctgaggcaagcctaccagaaaaccagagaggcgaacagccgctctgggtcagagccccaaacatgccgcttctatgatgagctgcatgccattttagggggttcagccaccactaccccagccgtgttgtttgactccttcaatggagatggaggcaatagggaagcaggttttggggacgaagaagatgatgatgatgaggaggttgtagatagctcacagcaagcaagcggagaaaccggttttcccgacagccaggaactgtttctcaccctagacctggagccagtaccccccgaacccacccaaggctgcctcctggacccagcaggcggagaagggacctctg ctggatgtgtttcaatgatcacaggatcttctccttcccagaggctagtgaagcttagaaagaaaaaaaaacgcactcgcgatgaaatgttctccgagctaatgctgtcctcccacactgacagagcacagacgaatgcgtggaggcaaataatgtcagagtgcaggaaagcacaaaatgaccgggaggagaggtggagggctgaagagagtaagtggcgggcagaagacagggctgaagctcaaatgtggcggcagcgtgatgagagaaggcaggattcaatgctgaggctgctgcaggaccaaaccagaatgctccagtgtatggttgagctgcagcaaaggcagctggagcacagactgccactgctgcccctctgtaaccaaccgccctcctccccaagttccatagcctccacacccagacgcccaagaacgcggtgggggggcctccggccaaccagcgactccacaacagaggattgcccaaaaaaaagaaggctgtcattcaataaattttaa